The genomic stretch GCCGGCGACGACGACATGAAGGGCGACGACTGAGCGCAGTCCGCGCCTTCGCCCACGGAAGCGGCCCTGCGGGGCCGCTTCTGCGTTGTGGAGAACCGTTTGCGGGCATGGCGCGGCAAGGTTAGGCTCGACCCATGACACCCGGCGATCCCGCGCTTGCCCTGCACGACCCCGCGCCCGACGCGGCGGCGGTGCCGGACTACGTGCAGGCGCTGGAGCGCGCCGCCTATTACCTCGACGACGCGCAGCGCGCACAGCTGCGCCGCGCCTGGGCGATCGGTGCGGCCGCCCACGCCGGGCAGACCCGCAAGTCGGGCGAGCCCTACATCACCCATCCGGTGGCGGTGTCGCAGGTGCTGGCCGAGCTGGGGCTGGACCTGGAGACGCTGGTCGCGGCGATCCTGCACGACACCATCGAAGACACCCCGCTGACCCGGGCCGACGTCGCCGCGCAGTTCGGCGAGACCGTGGCCGAGCTGGTCGATGGCGTCACCAAGCTGGAGAAGGTGCGCTTCGCCGACAAGCAGGAAGCGGCGGCGGAAAGCTTCCGCAAGATGCTGCTGGCGATGTCGCGCGACCTGCGCGTGATCATGATCAAGCTGGCCGACCGCCTGCACAACATGCGCACGCTGGGAGCGAAGTCCCCGGACGCGCGTCGCCGCATCGCGGTGGAGACGCTGGAGATCTACGCGCCGATCGCGCAGCGCCTGGGCATGAACCTGGTCAAGGCGGAACTGCAGGACCTCGGTTTCAAGGCGCTGCATCCGTGGCGGCACGCGGTGATCGCCAAGCGCATCCGCAGCCAGCCGCTGGTGCGGCGCGAGGCGCTGGTGCAGATCGAGGCGCGGCTGGCGCAGCGGTTGGCGCTGGAAAAACTCGAGCACCGCCTGGTGGGCAGGGTGAAGACGCCGTGGAGCGTCTATACCAAGATGCGCGCGCAGAGCCGCAGCTTCGCCCAGGTGATGGACGTGTTCGGTTTCCGGGTGGTGGTGGACACGGTGGCTGACTGCTACCACGCGCTCGGCGTGGTGCATGCGGTGTACAAGCCGCTGGACGGCCGCTTCCGCGACTTCATCGCCATCCCCAAGGCGAACGGCTACCAGTCGCTGCACACGGTGCTGTTCGGGCCGTACGGCTCGCCCATCGAGGTGCAGATCCGCACCCGCGAGATGGACCTGATCGCCGAGCGCGGCGTGGCCGCGCACTGGGCCTACAAGATCGGCGTCGACGGTGGCGGCAACAGCGCGCAGAGCCGGGCGGCCGCGTGGATCGCCAACCTGGTGGAGACCCAGCGCGGCACCGGTTCGTCGCTGGAATTCCTGGAGAACGTCAAGGTCGACCTGTTCCCCGACGAGGTCTACCTGTTCACGCCGAAGGGCGACATCCTCTCGCTGCCGCGCAATTCCACCGCGCTCGACTTCGCCTACGCTGTGCATACCGATGTGGGCAACCATGCGGTGACCGCGCGCGTGGACCGCCGGCTGGCACCGCTGCGTACCAAGCTGGTCAGTGGGCAGTCGGTGGAGATCATCACCGCGAAGTCGGCGGTGCCGACCACCCAGTGGCTGGAGTTCGTGGCCACCAGCAAGGCGCGCACCGCGATCCGCCAGCAGCTCAAGCAGCTGGAGCACGAGGACGCGGTGCAGCTGGGCCATTACATGCTGGACCGCGCGTTGGGCGCGCAGGGCACCGCGCTGGACCGCATCCCGATGCCGCGGCTGGAGGCCTACCTGGCCGACAACCGCTACACGCGGCTGGAGGCGATGCTGGCCGATATCGCGTTGGGCAACCGCATGCCCTCGCAGGTGGCGCTGGCACTGGCGCAGCAGCAGAGCGCCGCGGCCCAGCCGGGCGCCGCCGCGCCGCAGGAGCGCATCCTCATCACCGGCGGCGAGCGCGGGGTGATCAGCTTTGCGCAGTGCTGCCTGCCGATCCCGCGCGACGAGATCATGGGCTACCACAGCGCCGGCAAGGGCATCGTGGTGCACCGGATGGAGTGCCCGAACCTCGCCGAGCTGCGCAAGTCGCCGGAGCGCTGGGTGGCGATCGGCTGGGACCGCGAGGTGTCCGGCGATTTCAGCTCGGCGATCCGCATCGAGGTGGAGAACCGCCCGGGCGTGCTGGCGCAGGTGGCGGCGGCGATCGCCAATGCCGACTCCAACATCGACCGGGTGGAGTACCTGGAGCGCGACAGCAACATCGCCGTGCTGCGTTTCGGCATCGACGTCACCGACGGACGCCACCTGGCCGAAGTCATCCGCGGCGTGCGCCGGCTGCAGGTGGTGCAGGACGTGCAGCGCTGCTGAAGCGGCGCCGCGTGGAGCCGGGGTGGGCTGCGCTGCGCAGCGCCCTACAATGACGGGACCCACCCATTCCACGGAGTCCCCATGTCCCGCACCCCGATCCATTCCGACGCCGCACCCGCAGCCATCGGCCCGTACTCGCAGGCGATCCGCGCCGGCAACACCGTCTACCTGTCGGGGCAGACGCCGCTGGTGCCGGCCACCGGGCAGATGGCCGAAGGCGACATCGAGGCGCAGGCGCGGCAGGCATTCGACAACCTGAAGGCGGTCTGCGAAGCGGCCGGCGGCTCGTTCGACAACATCGTGCGGCTGGGCCTGTACCTGACCGACCTGGGCGATTTCGCCCGCGTCAACGCGGTGATGGCGGAATATTTCAGCCAGCCCTATCCGGCGCGTTCCACCATCCAGGCGTCCGCGCTGCCGCGCGGCGCCGCGTTCGAAGTCGATGGCGTGATGGTGATCTGAAGCCGGCAGCGTTCCGGCCGACACCATGCCCGCCGCAGCATCGCCCGCGCTTGCCGACACCCCTCTTTCCGTCCTGACCGGCGTCGGCCCGGCGCTGCGGGAGAAGCTGGCTGCGCGCGGGCTTTCCACCCTGCAGGACCTGTGGCTGCACCTGCCGCGCAGCTACGAGGACCGCACCGCTGTCACCCCCATCAGGCTGCTGCAGCCGGGCGTGGCGGCGCAGGTGGAGGGACGGGTGGAAGCGGTCGAGCGCGGGTTCCGCTACCGCCCGATGCTGCGGGTGGCCCTGTCCGACGAAGGCCGCGGCACGCTGGTGCTGCGGTTCTTCCATTTCCGCGCGGCGCAGGTGGCGCAGTTTGCGGTGGGCGCGCGCGTGCGCGCCTACGGCACCCCGCGGCCCGGCCAGTTCGGGCTGGAGATCGTGCATCCCAGCTATCAGGTGCTGGGTGGCGAAGTGGCGCTGGGCGAAACGCTGGATCCGGTCTATCCGGCCATCGAGGGCATCGGCCCGGCCAGCGTGCGCAAGCTGGTGCTGCAGGCCCTGCAGCGACTTCCGGACGAGTCCGCGCTGGAACTGCTGCCGCCAGCACTGCGGCGCGCGCTGCACCTGCCGTCGCTGCGCGAGGCCATCCTCACCCTGCACATGCCCCCGCGCGATGCCGACGTCGCCGCGCTGCAAAGCGGCCTGCATCCGGCCCAGCGGCGGCTGGCGCTGGAGGAACTGCTGGCCCACCAGCTGGGCCTGCGCCGGCAGCGGCTGGCGCTGCAGGCCGAGGGCACGCGCGCGCTGCGCGGCGATGAAAAACTGGTGGCTGAATTGAAGAAGTCGCTGCCGTTCGCGCTCACGTCGGCACAGGCGCGGGTCTATGCGCAGCTGCGCGAGGACCTGCGCCAGCCGCGCCCGATGCTGCGGCTGGTGCAGGGCGACGTGGCTTTGGGAGTGTTAGCCTGTCGCTCTGTTCACAGTAAGGGTCGGCGATGGCGCGGCCGAAGAAATTGCTGTCCTCGGGGGCAAACCCGGAGTCGACCCTCACCCTTAACGCTCAAGGTAGCACTTCCTCGTCCGACCATCCGCTCCTCCTCGAGCTAGCCGCTGCATTCTTACTGGCGCTCCACGACAGCTTGGCTGTCGGATGGCAGGGCGGCCGCTCCCGGAGAGCGACGACATTTACAACGCCGGCGGGGCAGTTTGACGTGCGGCTGTTCAACGGACGGGTCGGCGACTGGCGAGCGCCCCGACGCGTGAGTTTCCAGCAAGTCCTCTTGGAGCGATGGGGCGCGCTCGCGGATCTATTTAATGCGCTTCTTGCCGGCGACCCCACCGACCTACGCCTGTTCTCCGATCACGTCTCGGCATTTCTCGGCGACCAGTACGACGTTCGACGGACCAACACGGTCGTCGCCCGCGTCGAAGCAAAGCTGGTTGTGCTCGGCATTCGTACCGACCCTGAGAAGGACGCCCACAGGCACGCCGACGCGATCCGCACGTGGGTGCAGATGAACGGTCTTCCCAAGGCAGTGGTCGACCTGGCCCACGGCAGGCCGCGTGTCGACGTCCCTGCTCTCGTGCAGCACGCGGGCGAGTACGACGCGCACCTGGGCGCTGTTCTTGCTCCGCTGTTGCAGGAGACGCTCGATGAAGTGGCGGTGCGCTCGCCTTGGTCCGAAAGCGCGAAGCGCTTTGTGCCGACGACCCACCGACCACACGGCCGCGAAACATTCCCGGGCGTTCTGTTCGACTTCCAACGCTTCGGAGTCGAGCGGGGCGGTCTACTCGACGCCGTCATAGACCAGATCCAGCTGCCGGGCGACCACCTAACGACGGGGGCGCTACGGAACTGGATCTTGTGGCTCACGTGCGAGAACAGGGACGACTCCCAGCGAGCGCAGGCGGTCGAGATACTCTCGAAAGTATCCGGACATACACCCGCGGAGGCGCGCACGCTCAGTGAGCTGCTTGCCGGTGTTACCGCGCTCCGCGCGATGACCGACAAGACTCGCTACGGGTACATCACGAGCTTTCGCCACCTACTGACCCGCACGTATCTCGCCATCGGCGCAGAGGCTCCCCGCTTCCCGCGTGGCGCCATGAAAGCGCTCGTGACGACAACGCGTGGGATGCTCAGCGACGCGCCTGATCCAGGCGCAATCAACCCCGAATTCCGCTCGACGATCGTGAACGTCGCCCAGGGGCCGCCGCAGCGGGCTCGGCAAAGTGCGATCGGTCACGTGGAAGACCGACTTCTGCGCGTGAAGGCAGCTTGCGACCAGGACATCGAAGGATTCCTGAAGTGGAGGGCGTGGACTGAAGCCGCCGAAGCGCTTCCCCTCGACGAACAAGCGCTGGGTTACGTCGACCGCCTCATCGCCCATGGCGCACGCGAAGATTCGAGCCTCCAGCGCTGGCTGGTCATGGCGGACCTTCAAACCATCGTTGCAGTAGGTCTGGCAGCCATGAGGAAGAATGGCTACCACACGCGAGAAGGTTACGGCGTGCGGGTCGCGACCAACCGCTCCATCAATCTCGGACTCGCGGCAGAACGGTTACAGATGGCGTTCCCTGAGCTGGAGCGGTGGTCCAGCAAAAGATCGGGTCAGGGCAGGTTCTCAACCTTCCGCAACCTGCTCAGCCACTGGTATGTCCCACGATGGGTGCAGTTTGCTATCGAGCTGCGGATTCAAGCGGAAACTGCATTCAACCGTCATACCGTCAGGAGCCTGACCGCGTCTGGCATAAGTATCAGCAACGCCACGATCGAGCTGCAGGCGCTGAAGGGTAAGACGGAAGAGCTTCAAACAGCCGAGATCGATGGCTCGGACCGAACGCTCCGTGCTGCACTCGAGCTGATGAGGGGACACAGCAAGAATGTCGTCGAGCACTGGCAGGCCGATGAAAAGCGTGTCTTCGTTGCGCTGGTGAGCAGCAACGACACGGTTTCGTTCGGTCTTTGGCCATGCCACCACATACATGAGCGCTTCATCGAGTTCCACAAGCTCTTCAAGTTCACCCGAGAGCAGTTGCGAAACCAGAATGCAGGGCTCGCTTATCTCAAGCGCCAAGATGTCCATGAGGTCCAGGGTCGACTTGGCCATGCGAGCCTCAAGACCACCTCGGGCTACGTTCGTCAGCACATAATCTCGGTCCTGAATCGCGCGAACATCGCTGAGTTCGTGCGTCGATTGGGCGCGAGCATCGTCTGGGCCATCGAGGGTTCTGAGGCTGTGGGAAGTCGCGGCATGCTGGAGGCCGATGTAAGCGCACGGCTTCTCTTCCCGCTAGGTGTTCAAAAGCAGGTCACTGCAGCGCCCGAGTGTGATGCGTGGATTGCGGATCCTGAGTGGAAACTGCAAATCGACGAGGTTCGCATACGTCATCTCGTTGCCCAGCGCGCCTATTACGCGCGGAACTGGCAGAAGCTCAGGGCGTCTTCGCCGGAGGCGTACGAAAAGGTGCATCGGCCGCGTATCGAGTTCGTCGCGGCTCTCTGGGAGATCGTGGCCGATTCGGAGTTTGCCCAACTGCTTCAGGAGCCAGCATGAACCCCGCAGTCGCACTGAGCGAAGCGCACGCAGTCAACGCCTCCCAGGTCGAGGCTCCGGCCGGGCACTGGCCTGAACATCAGATCTCCCACCCTGCCATTCTCAGTCGCTGGGAAGATCCGTTCCTCCTGATCAGAGCGGAGTCAGGAGTCGTCCGTCGCTTTGACCTGGCAGAGGTTCCGTTGCCTCGGAATTGCGACGTGGGCGGTCCAATTACAAAGCCATGCAAGCTTGGCGACTTTCCGCACTGGATGGACGTCTGTAAAGCCTACGCTGCGCTGGCCCTTCACGACACGTCGGCCTACACAGCCGTTGATATCGTCAGCAACGCATTGGGCAATGTTTATCGATTCTTTGCCTGGTGCATCAGGCGCCGGGTGCTGCATCTGAACGTTCTGACGGAGAGCGATCTCAAGGCGTTTGCACAGGAGCTCCAGCCCAATGGCTGGTTCAGTGCCCTTCCGATCGAGCCGTGGATTCGGGCTGCACTCGACGAAGCGAAGGCTGATGAGTATCTACGCTCGCGCCTTATCTCGCATAGGCGCAATAACTCCTTTGTCAGCTTCAACACGGAGGGGCTGTCGCGCGAGATCGGTTGTGTCGTCACACAACCTGAGTACCCCTCCTGGATGGGGGAGCACCTACAGGAACTCTCGCCTGATGCCTCGATTCGGTTTCAGGTGCAGCGGGCAAGGAAGGATCGTGCATGGTCCGCGTCCTCTTTCAAGAACTGCTTTGTAGCCGTTCGCCGCCTGAGTCGCATCGCCGCGCCGTTGGATCGCCTTACTTTCGACCCGTTTCCCAACACGCGGGCAGCCGCCATCGCGTCGGGCGGCCGTCCGGACGGGCGGACGCCCAACTTACCCATCGAGGAGGCAGGTCGACTGCTGGGCACCTCCCTGAGTTGGATCTACGAGAAGTCGCCGGGGGTCGAGGAACTTCTCCGTATCTGGACGGATGCGAAAGCCTCGGCCGAGGCCGCAGGCCTGAATGGCAAGTCCATTCCGGCGGCATGCCTGCGCGTCGTCAACAAGGCCTATCCCGAGATTGCCGCCCGATTCGACTTGCCACGCGGGAAGATCGGCCTCGCGAGCATCTCGGCAGACGGGCTATCGATCGCTGACTTTCTACAACGCATTCAGACATCGGCCGTCGTACTGATCGGCATCAACCAGGCTCGTCGAAAGAACGAGGTCACCGGAGAGGACGACCGCCCTTGGGGCGTCTACGCAGGCTGCGTGTCCAGGTCCGACCCGTTCGTCGAAGCCTACGAGATCGACATGTACATCGAGAAGACGTGGCGGGACTGGCGAAAGATGCCAGCGAACCGTATTACGGCTGATGTAGTGAGCGTACTCGAGCGGCTACGGGTGGCGATGCCCGGTCCTGCCATGCGGGTAAGCGACGACGTCAGTGAGAGGCGAAGGAACAAGCTCTTCGTTTTTCCCACGCAGGCGCATGACCGAAACGCTGAGCTGGCGGAATACCGGTTTAGCAAACACAGCGACACACTCTTTAAAGAGGCAAAGGTCGATCCAAAGTGGCGGCGCACGCATCAGTTCAGACGGCTTTTCGCATTGTTGTATATGTACCGACACGATCACCCGTCGCTGCAGGCGCTGTCAGAGATGCTCTGCCATCTGGACATCGAGTGCACTCGGACATACGTCACGGACGCCAGTATGGTCGCCGAGGCCGAGCGAATCGCAGTGCTGTATCGCTGTCAAGACGAGGCCCCGCTCGAGGAGCTGGCCGAAGCGCGGCGGGAGTATGCAGAAGAGCAGATCCGGGCCATGCTCACCTCGGCCGAAGCAGGCGGAACGTTGACGCGTCGTGTGCGCAGGTGGGTCAAAGCCCTGGTGTCGAAAGTGGAATTCGACGCGGATGACCTTGAACGTGCGCTAGCGGCGGTCCGGACGAAGATGGACAAGCGCGGCTACAGTCCGGAGTCATATCCGCACGGCATCTGCTGGGCAAGCCATCGCCACGCGTCGCGCGCGAGCTGCGGCCGTGGCGGGGATCTGGCCCGGGAGCACGCGGGCATCGACGTTTGCTCGAAGTGCCCATTTCATAGTACGTCGGTCGCATTCCTTGAGAACGTTGAGCGAGATCTTAGGCAGCTGCGTGAAGCCGAGGACGTGGCTGCATGTTCGGCGGAGGCGGCGACCGTCAGGCAGGAGATCGTGGCCTTGGAAGGACTTCTGGCCATGGAGCGCCGCTTGATGGAGCGCGAGTGGCGGCAAGACCCCGATAGAGCCGTTTTGGAGGAGCCCGCGTGACGACGACTCCGAACCACGTTTCCAACGCCAACAAGGTCGCAGCGAAGGCCGCGATCGTTGCAAAACGCGAGCAGTTGGAGCACTGGTCGCGGACGGGGCTGCCATTCAAAGGGGGCGCGACGCCTACCGTTGGTGAGCCCTACGAATTCGATTGGTATCCCCAGAGCCTGCGGGACTTCTGCCGGTGGGATGGTTCACAGAACAGCCCCGAGATCGGGCCGTTTCGAGCCACGGCGTTTCAAACGCTCTGCTCGTATCCCGAGGAGAAGGCGACGGTAACGTCCCTGCTGGCGGCGCTCGAGAAACTGCGGTCGGCAACGATCAAGCGTCTTGATCCTAAAGCCGCGCTACGGGATGCAGAGGGACAGGTGCTGATCGAGCGGCAGTTACGCGCGGGGGCATTACTCGGGTATCGCGCGGCCCGCCAGCAGGTGCGTGTCCTGGCCGCGTCCTTGGCCGATGAGCAGCGCGC from Thermomonas sp. XSG encodes the following:
- a CDS encoding RidA family protein translates to MSRTPIHSDAAPAAIGPYSQAIRAGNTVYLSGQTPLVPATGQMAEGDIEAQARQAFDNLKAVCEAAGGSFDNIVRLGLYLTDLGDFARVNAVMAEYFSQPYPARSTIQASALPRGAAFEVDGVMVI
- a CDS encoding bifunctional (p)ppGpp synthetase/guanosine-3',5'-bis(diphosphate) 3'-pyrophosphohydrolase, whose translation is MTPGDPALALHDPAPDAAAVPDYVQALERAAYYLDDAQRAQLRRAWAIGAAAHAGQTRKSGEPYITHPVAVSQVLAELGLDLETLVAAILHDTIEDTPLTRADVAAQFGETVAELVDGVTKLEKVRFADKQEAAAESFRKMLLAMSRDLRVIMIKLADRLHNMRTLGAKSPDARRRIAVETLEIYAPIAQRLGMNLVKAELQDLGFKALHPWRHAVIAKRIRSQPLVRREALVQIEARLAQRLALEKLEHRLVGRVKTPWSVYTKMRAQSRSFAQVMDVFGFRVVVDTVADCYHALGVVHAVYKPLDGRFRDFIAIPKANGYQSLHTVLFGPYGSPIEVQIRTREMDLIAERGVAAHWAYKIGVDGGGNSAQSRAAAWIANLVETQRGTGSSLEFLENVKVDLFPDEVYLFTPKGDILSLPRNSTALDFAYAVHTDVGNHAVTARVDRRLAPLRTKLVSGQSVEIITAKSAVPTTQWLEFVATSKARTAIRQQLKQLEHEDAVQLGHYMLDRALGAQGTALDRIPMPRLEAYLADNRYTRLEAMLADIALGNRMPSQVALALAQQQSAAAQPGAAAPQERILITGGERGVISFAQCCLPIPRDEIMGYHSAGKGIVVHRMECPNLAELRKSPERWVAIGWDREVSGDFSSAIRIEVENRPGVLAQVAAAIANADSNIDRVEYLERDSNIAVLRFGIDVTDGRHLAEVIRGVRRLQVVQDVQRC